The following are from one region of the Rosettibacter firmus genome:
- a CDS encoding DUF6588 family protein: protein MKKVTLFVILLLLTQFNLKAQSLEETLSNLSSTVGKAYVSPIISAFGSNLNSGWVSKLPPADFLGFHIDLKVIAMGSFFSSDVKRFNAAGDFYFSEYQVEQILAHSNITPSTIGLQNYNYLKSEIVKTKFNVNFSGPTIVGSKNEYLRIRFPGKTIQAGDQQYTVNPYEITLNEVNGFLDGIPAFPTGAVQLTVGTIAGTYVSFRYLPSVNVEDMGKFSFWGAGLIHNPGIWFKNPLPLDIALAFFTQKLKVGNIFESEATQYGVYAGKTIGSIVSISPYAGFTFENSKTTVKYDYQSNETVNGVPVPPTQVKFEAEGDNNSAFTVGLNIKLVAININADYKFSKTKTASVGVSLGF from the coding sequence ATGAAGAAAGTAACATTATTTGTCATACTTTTATTGCTTACTCAATTCAATCTTAAAGCACAAAGTCTCGAAGAAACATTATCGAATTTATCATCCACAGTTGGAAAAGCTTATGTCTCTCCAATTATTTCAGCATTCGGTTCAAATCTTAATTCTGGGTGGGTTTCAAAATTACCACCTGCGGATTTTCTGGGTTTCCACATTGATCTAAAAGTAATTGCTATGGGTTCATTTTTTTCAAGTGATGTAAAACGATTCAATGCAGCAGGAGATTTTTATTTTTCTGAATATCAGGTGGAGCAAATTCTTGCTCATTCAAATATAACTCCTTCCACTATTGGTTTACAAAATTATAATTACTTAAAGAGCGAAATAGTAAAAACAAAATTCAATGTAAACTTTTCGGGTCCTACAATAGTTGGTAGTAAAAATGAATATTTAAGAATAAGATTTCCTGGAAAAACCATCCAGGCAGGTGACCAGCAATATACAGTAAATCCATATGAAATTACACTTAATGAAGTTAATGGCTTTTTAGATGGAATTCCTGCTTTTCCGACAGGTGCAGTTCAATTGACTGTGGGAACTATTGCTGGCACATATGTATCTTTTCGTTATTTACCAAGCGTAAATGTTGAAGATATGGGAAAATTTAGTTTCTGGGGTGCTGGCTTAATTCATAATCCTGGAATATGGTTCAAGAATCCATTACCACTCGATATTGCTTTAGCATTTTTTACTCAAAAATTAAAAGTTGGAAACATTTTTGAAAGCGAAGCAACACAATATGGAGTATATGCAGGTAAAACAATAGGTTCTATTGTTTCCATTTCTCCTTATGCAGGATTTACTTTTGAAAATTCAAAAACCACAGTAAAATATGATTATCAATCAAATGAAACAGTTAATGGAGTACCTGTTCCTCCAACCCAGGTAAAATTTGAAGCAGAAGGAGATAATAATTCTGCTTTTACTGTGGGACTTAATATTAAACTTGTTGCCATTAATATTAATGCTGATTATAAATTTTCTAAAACCAAAACTGCAAGTGTAGGTGTGTCATTAGGATTTTGA
- the recN gene encoding DNA repair protein RecN, giving the protein MLKSLLIKDYALIENIEIEFGKGLNIITGETGAGKSILIDAMSLLLGERASSDVIRKGADKSIVEGIFEISNNKKVKKILDENEIEANDDLIVRREITAKGTNRCFLNDTPVTLNVIKEIGDLLVDLHGQHDHQSLLKTEYHIEMLDEFANLNEYLEEYKNNLSILYQLQKELNELLEKEALLREKKDLYEFQIKEIDSVSPRIDEEEELENELQVLENSEKLLSLSNEIYGELYESENSIYDQLSKVKNKLLELSKIDRTFLEKLQEFESAVVILNEISEYLRNYRNRIDLDPAHLESIRERMGVLNLLKKKYGGTIKSVLEHREKIGKEVDLAENFTVRIQELQNEIDDLRKVCGDIAKNISHKRKEVSKIVEREVENVLKTLGISDPRFEVKINNEITELENYIIIDNKKYRYNERGIDFVEFYISTNAGEDTKPLVKVASGGEISRIMLALKSVLAKSDKLPILIFDEIDTGVSGRIAQKVGKALKSLAAYHQIIAITHLPQIASVSDYHYAVEKKKFGDRVVSSIKLLNEQERIREIAKLISGEKITEAALAGARELMSQKSN; this is encoded by the coding sequence ATGTTAAAATCGCTTCTCATAAAAGACTATGCCTTAATCGAAAATATTGAGATCGAATTTGGAAAAGGTCTCAATATAATAACCGGTGAAACCGGTGCGGGTAAATCTATTTTAATAGATGCGATGAGTTTATTGCTTGGCGAAAGAGCATCAAGTGATGTGATTCGTAAAGGAGCAGATAAATCAATTGTCGAAGGAATTTTTGAAATTTCTAATAATAAAAAAGTTAAGAAAATACTCGATGAAAATGAGATAGAAGCAAATGATGATTTAATAGTAAGAAGAGAAATTACAGCAAAAGGAACAAATCGATGTTTTCTTAACGACACACCTGTTACATTAAATGTTATAAAAGAAATTGGAGATTTATTGGTCGATTTGCATGGACAACATGATCATCAATCATTGTTAAAAACCGAATATCATATTGAAATGCTTGATGAGTTTGCTAATTTAAATGAATACCTTGAAGAGTATAAAAACAATTTATCGATACTTTATCAGCTACAAAAAGAATTAAATGAATTGCTTGAAAAGGAAGCATTATTGAGAGAGAAAAAAGACTTATATGAATTTCAAATTAAGGAAATTGATTCTGTTTCACCCAGAATAGATGAAGAGGAAGAACTTGAAAATGAACTTCAAGTACTCGAAAATTCAGAAAAACTTTTATCATTATCGAATGAAATTTATGGCGAATTATATGAAAGTGAAAATTCAATATATGACCAGCTATCAAAAGTAAAGAATAAGCTGCTTGAACTATCAAAAATTGATAGGACTTTTTTAGAAAAATTACAAGAATTTGAATCTGCAGTTGTAATATTAAATGAAATATCAGAATACCTTAGAAATTATAGGAATAGAATTGATTTAGATCCTGCTCATCTTGAGAGTATTAGAGAAAGAATGGGAGTGCTTAATTTGCTTAAGAAAAAATATGGAGGGACTATAAAATCAGTTTTAGAACACCGTGAAAAGATTGGAAAAGAAGTAGATCTTGCAGAAAATTTTACAGTAAGGATTCAAGAACTTCAGAATGAAATAGATGATTTAAGAAAAGTATGCGGTGATATTGCAAAGAATATTTCACATAAACGAAAAGAAGTATCAAAAATAGTTGAAAGAGAAGTTGAAAATGTATTAAAAACTCTTGGTATAAGTGATCCCAGATTTGAAGTCAAAATTAATAACGAAATAACTGAATTAGAAAATTATATTATAATCGATAATAAAAAATATCGATATAATGAAAGAGGCATTGATTTTGTTGAATTCTATATTTCAACAAATGCAGGAGAAGATACAAAACCATTAGTCAAAGTTGCATCTGGTGGTGAAATATCTCGAATTATGTTAGCATTAAAATCTGTTCTGGCTAAGTCAGATAAATTACCCATTCTGATTTTTGACGAAATTGATACAGGAGTAAGTGGTAGAATTGCACAAAAGGTTGGTAAAGCTCTTAAATCTTTAGCTGCGTATCATCAAATTATTGCTATAACACACCTTCCTCAAATTGCCAGCGTTTCAGATTATCATTATGCTGTCGAAAAGAAAAAGTTTGGAGACCGTGTAGTAAGTTCAATTAAGTTATTGAATGAACAGGAAAGAATTCGTGAAATTGCAAAATTAATAAGCGGAGAAAAAATTACAGAAGCAGCATTAGCAGGGGCTCGAGAATTAATGTCCCAGAAATCAAATTAG
- a CDS encoding FlgD immunoglobulin-like domain containing protein — MKKIIILWIIFCGMVVYPQELILQKPVNKDNSKSYPIDPRPLLENFNRINGIDLNQPVQEENVLRKTTAWNFKVGDTKKWYASDFSSNQFYQVSSTCRAVGNFSYIFVEDALWNKNIDAESVQKILEAFEQKTPANSSKGIYQTNVETFGNPPNVDGDSKIIILVLDIKDGYSGSGGYVAGYFHAYHEYTTTQYPNSNKAEIYFLDGVQNNFETNDGVETALSTTAHEFQHMIHWNYIQGDETFFDEAWSLIAEVINGYPLYNQSYYANEPYNYLYGWRRDDQTAVLADYSRAARFALYLKEMFGTQIFKKYLEGKIKAANGLQYALTQLGYNKKFVDVLEDWYIANYLNNKNVNPSWGYSYPDLPKMKSIINYNPNVSATKNVFKYGVQYITFVNGKELNITFKNLGNNLKAKAIKIGKNSAKVENIDFNTDYFFSDFGTTYDEITFAIYMIDESESKTGPFNFTYEATGIFENRPIEIAYDYTEPVGVYKLSVGDTVAVVFNGIQGTKLDSFRVALRNMVPMQGGIWTSTNQKILATKLLGVTVAGKTTPAVINGNATYPYEQPYPNWVTVDLRSYNIETSSNFAIAFVIDGVYESSSSPTNRVMHTNIPGSSPYHSYTYLNEPSGGKEPGWYYIGDGTTISLYLIRAYVSYIISDNKEVVELVPASFALEQNYPNPFNPSTIISYQIPEMSKVQLIIYDAIGKEVRKLVDEIKPAGKYQITWDGKDNSGNRVSSGVYFYKIIAGNFVQTKKMILIK; from the coding sequence ATGAAAAAAATCATTATTCTATGGATAATTTTTTGTGGAATGGTTGTCTATCCACAAGAACTAATTTTGCAAAAACCAGTAAACAAAGATAATTCTAAAAGTTATCCTATTGATCCAAGACCACTGCTTGAAAATTTTAATAGAATAAATGGAATAGATTTAAATCAACCTGTTCAAGAAGAAAATGTTTTAAGAAAAACTACTGCTTGGAATTTTAAAGTTGGCGATACAAAAAAATGGTATGCATCAGATTTTTCATCAAATCAGTTTTATCAAGTTTCATCAACCTGTCGTGCTGTGGGGAATTTTAGTTATATTTTTGTAGAAGATGCTCTGTGGAATAAAAATATTGATGCTGAATCCGTTCAAAAGATTTTGGAGGCATTTGAGCAAAAAACTCCAGCTAATTCTTCTAAAGGAATATATCAAACAAATGTAGAAACATTTGGGAATCCTCCAAATGTTGATGGTGACTCCAAAATCATAATTCTAGTGCTTGATATAAAAGATGGTTACTCAGGAAGTGGAGGTTATGTAGCTGGTTATTTTCATGCTTATCATGAATATACAACAACTCAATATCCAAATAGTAACAAAGCGGAGATTTATTTCCTTGATGGAGTTCAGAACAATTTTGAAACTAATGATGGAGTTGAAACTGCACTCAGTACAACTGCTCACGAATTTCAACACATGATACACTGGAATTATATTCAAGGTGACGAAACATTTTTTGACGAAGCATGGTCTTTAATTGCAGAGGTTATAAATGGCTATCCATTATATAACCAGAGTTATTATGCTAATGAACCGTATAACTATCTTTATGGATGGAGACGTGATGATCAAACTGCTGTATTAGCAGATTATTCTCGTGCTGCAAGGTTTGCACTTTATTTAAAAGAAATGTTTGGTACACAAATATTTAAAAAATATCTTGAAGGTAAAATAAAAGCAGCAAATGGATTGCAATATGCTTTAACTCAATTAGGATATAATAAAAAATTTGTTGATGTTTTAGAAGATTGGTACATAGCAAATTATCTTAACAATAAAAACGTGAATCCTTCCTGGGGTTATAGTTATCCCGATTTACCCAAAATGAAATCTATAATTAATTATAACCCTAATGTGAGTGCTACAAAGAATGTCTTCAAATATGGTGTTCAATATATTACTTTTGTTAACGGTAAAGAACTCAATATAACTTTTAAAAATTTAGGAAATAATCTGAAAGCAAAGGCAATTAAGATTGGTAAAAATTCTGCCAAGGTTGAGAACATAGATTTCAATACTGATTATTTCTTCTCGGATTTTGGAACAACATACGATGAAATTACATTTGCTATTTATATGATTGATGAGAGTGAATCAAAGACAGGTCCATTTAATTTTACTTACGAAGCTACTGGAATATTTGAAAATAGACCTATCGAAATTGCTTATGATTACACAGAACCAGTAGGAGTATATAAATTATCAGTTGGAGATACAGTTGCTGTTGTTTTTAATGGAATTCAAGGAACAAAACTGGATTCTTTTAGAGTTGCTCTAAGAAATATGGTACCTATGCAAGGTGGTATATGGACTTCAACTAATCAGAAAATACTGGCAACTAAATTATTAGGAGTTACGGTAGCAGGTAAAACTACTCCAGCTGTAATCAATGGAAATGCAACTTATCCCTATGAACAACCTTATCCAAACTGGGTTACTGTAGATCTAAGGTCATATAATATTGAAACAAGTTCAAATTTCGCAATTGCATTTGTTATAGATGGTGTTTATGAAAGTTCTAGTTCACCAACTAATAGGGTAATGCATACGAATATACCCGGTTCTTCACCTTACCATAGTTATACATATTTAAATGAACCATCAGGTGGTAAAGAACCAGGATGGTATTATATTGGTGATGGAACAACAATTTCGTTATATCTAATTCGTGCATACGTTAGTTATATAATCTCAGATAATAAAGAAGTTGTTGAGTTAGTTCCAGCTTCGTTTGCACTTGAACAAAATTATCCCAATCCTTTCAACCCTTCAACTATTATATCTTATCAAATTCCAGAGATGAGTAAAGTGCAATTAATTATTTATGATGCAATTGGAAAAGAAGTAAGAAAATTAGTAGATGAAATAAAACCAGCTGGCAAATACCAGATTACATGGGATGGGAAAGATAATTCTGGTAATAGAGTTTCAAGTGGTGTTTACTTCTATAAAATTATTGCAGGGAATTTTGTTCAAACCAAAAAAATGATATTGATAAAGTAA
- a CDS encoding alpha-amylase family glycosyl hydrolase: MKKELTQIKCKYYSDEFFSQRVFPKYEFHIAKEIRKKYEFSDEIFSITGNVIFVDFQSVRLFVHKINSKRKLEDHIQAGKLNASALIDEIYHYLCRQYEFHVNPGVYQRALDYLQNELGEKELNKILFEFVDLFPPLNVFKNEINVIDYLNSYTEGKSNLEITLEELILLYFANLNPANKNIIELFDENYFSNRHLYKKIISALESFFVNEKKFGIDNQDLFTFFKTPILVAPDNVEAQLDFIREKWGVLLDEKFIQKILRSKDFIKEEYGPVIGGGPPPLIPPQYKSKISDADLLTLGKSAYKYAYDITKDYEEPEQFTLDTDWMPNVIMIAKNTYVWLDQLSKKYQREIRRLDQIPDEELEQLSRWGFNALWLIGIWERSSASRKIKHLMGNIDATASAYSIYDYQIANDLGGEEAFQNLSSRAKKFGIRLASDMVPNHTGIFSKWIVEHPEYFIQTKQPPFPNYTFSGPDLSDDPSIQIRIEDGYWTRTDAAVVFERIDNRTGERIYIYHGNDGTKMPWNDTAQLNMLLPEVREAVIQKIFDVARKFPIIRFDAAMTLTKRHFSRLWYPEPGTGGDIPSRTDFSMTKEEFDKLFPVEFWREVVDRINAELPDTLLLAEAFWLLEGYFVRSLGMHRVYNSAFMNMLMREENEKFRDLITNTLEFEPEILKRYVNFMSNPDEETAIKQFGTDDKYFGVCTLMVTLPGLPLFAHGQIEGFIEKYGMEYQKAYYHETPNQYLIERHQKEIFPLMKKRYLFSNIENFWFYDFIDNFGHINENVFAFSNYVNEERVIVIYNNKFENTAGKIFRSTPKLISVNNKKEIYTKTLASALNLKRSKEYYYIYRDHVTNLEYLRSGFDFEIEGLYVELGAFKYAVYLDFREVYDEYGDWEKLYRRLKGVGVPNVARALIEMKLEPIHIAFENMFDDEILNNFIKACVSGDNEKLQESIRIKFIDKKYYRLLNIINSHLNLNQDIKPILKNFDKEIFALQKLNQILDLFFPVEEIPVNLELHKAIITNKERNYREDSIIFVLWLIVSNISLLFEDEGDVNKKNYINKILLDTPIRNVLKKLGRGEYDIYRSMLLINILQEIYSGVIELFCIRKTDYEESYSTRIELGCIEKLLQNENVKLFIGVNEYENIIYYSKENFEELLDWLLTLSILENLILILLEKNPQTKDDFEKLYPEIVELIKHAYQKYQKIKKLSDDSGYKLMTFIDSLKEISISSSN, from the coding sequence ATGAAGAAAGAATTAACTCAAATTAAATGCAAATACTACTCTGATGAATTTTTTTCACAAAGAGTTTTTCCAAAATATGAATTTCATATTGCGAAGGAAATTAGAAAAAAGTATGAATTTAGTGATGAAATATTTTCTATAACAGGAAATGTAATATTTGTTGATTTTCAATCAGTTAGATTATTTGTTCACAAAATAAATTCAAAAAGAAAATTAGAAGATCATATACAGGCAGGGAAATTAAATGCATCTGCTTTAATTGATGAGATTTATCATTATTTATGCAGACAATATGAATTTCATGTAAATCCAGGTGTCTATCAAAGAGCATTAGATTATCTCCAGAATGAATTAGGAGAAAAAGAACTCAATAAGATTTTGTTTGAATTTGTGGATTTATTCCCACCATTAAATGTTTTCAAAAACGAAATAAATGTAATTGATTATCTGAATTCTTACACTGAAGGTAAATCGAATCTGGAAATTACTCTCGAAGAATTAATTCTTCTCTACTTTGCTAATCTTAATCCAGCTAATAAAAATATTATTGAATTATTTGATGAAAATTATTTCTCGAACAGACATTTATACAAAAAAATCATTTCTGCACTTGAATCTTTCTTTGTTAATGAAAAAAAGTTTGGTATAGATAATCAGGATCTATTTACATTTTTTAAAACTCCAATTCTTGTTGCCCCAGATAATGTTGAAGCTCAACTTGACTTTATAAGAGAAAAATGGGGAGTTCTTCTTGATGAAAAATTCATCCAGAAAATATTAAGAAGTAAAGATTTTATAAAAGAAGAATATGGTCCTGTAATTGGTGGTGGACCTCCACCATTAATTCCTCCTCAATATAAAAGTAAAATTAGTGATGCAGATTTGTTAACACTTGGTAAATCTGCTTATAAATATGCTTATGATATTACAAAAGATTATGAAGAACCAGAGCAATTTACTCTGGATACTGACTGGATGCCTAATGTTATTATGATTGCTAAGAATACATATGTATGGCTTGATCAATTATCGAAAAAGTATCAACGAGAAATTAGAAGATTGGATCAAATTCCAGATGAAGAACTTGAACAACTTTCTCGCTGGGGATTCAATGCATTATGGCTTATTGGTATCTGGGAAAGAAGCAGTGCTTCCAGAAAAATAAAACATTTAATGGGAAATATTGATGCAACTGCTTCTGCATATTCTATTTATGACTATCAAATAGCTAATGATTTAGGTGGAGAAGAAGCATTTCAAAATTTGAGCAGCCGTGCTAAAAAATTTGGTATTCGACTTGCAAGCGATATGGTACCAAATCATACTGGAATTTTTTCAAAATGGATTGTTGAACATCCTGAATATTTTATCCAGACAAAACAACCTCCCTTTCCTAATTACACTTTTTCTGGTCCTGATTTATCTGATGATCCTTCAATTCAAATAAGAATAGAAGATGGATATTGGACTCGAACCGATGCAGCAGTAGTTTTTGAAAGAATTGATAATCGAACAGGAGAACGAATTTATATTTATCATGGTAATGATGGTACAAAAATGCCATGGAACGATACTGCTCAATTAAATATGTTATTACCAGAAGTACGTGAAGCAGTAATACAAAAAATTTTTGATGTAGCACGAAAGTTTCCAATTATTAGATTTGATGCTGCAATGACTTTAACAAAAAGACATTTTTCTCGTCTCTGGTATCCTGAACCTGGAACTGGTGGCGATATCCCTTCACGTACAGATTTTTCGATGACAAAAGAAGAATTTGATAAATTATTTCCTGTTGAATTCTGGCGTGAAGTTGTTGACCGTATAAATGCAGAACTTCCAGATACTCTTTTACTTGCAGAAGCTTTCTGGCTTCTCGAAGGATATTTTGTTCGTTCACTTGGTATGCATCGTGTTTATAATTCTGCTTTCATGAATATGCTAATGCGAGAAGAAAATGAAAAGTTTAGAGATTTAATTACTAATACTCTTGAATTCGAACCAGAAATCCTTAAACGATATGTTAATTTTATGAGTAATCCAGACGAAGAAACTGCAATAAAACAATTTGGTACAGATGATAAATATTTTGGCGTTTGTACTCTTATGGTTACTTTACCTGGATTGCCATTGTTTGCTCATGGTCAGATTGAAGGTTTTATTGAAAAATATGGTATGGAATATCAAAAAGCTTATTATCACGAAACTCCAAATCAGTACTTAATCGAACGACATCAGAAAGAAATTTTCCCGCTGATGAAAAAGCGTTACTTGTTTAGTAATATAGAAAATTTCTGGTTCTACGATTTTATTGACAACTTCGGTCATATCAACGAAAATGTTTTTGCTTTTTCAAATTATGTGAATGAAGAAAGAGTTATTGTTATTTACAATAATAAGTTTGAAAATACTGCTGGTAAGATCTTTCGCTCGACACCTAAATTAATTTCTGTAAATAATAAAAAAGAAATATATACGAAAACTTTAGCATCGGCACTTAACTTAAAACGATCAAAAGAATATTATTATATCTACAGAGATCATGTTACCAATCTCGAATATCTGCGTTCTGGATTCGATTTTGAAATAGAAGGTTTATATGTTGAACTTGGTGCATTTAAATATGCTGTTTATCTTGATTTCAGAGAAGTTTATGATGAATATGGTGATTGGGAAAAATTATACAGAAGATTGAAAGGTGTGGGAGTTCCAAATGTTGCTCGAGCTTTAATTGAAATGAAACTTGAACCAATTCATATTGCTTTCGAAAATATGTTCGACGATGAAATCTTGAATAACTTTATTAAAGCATGCGTTTCAGGCGATAACGAAAAACTTCAAGAATCAATAAGAATAAAGTTTATTGATAAAAAATATTATAGACTATTAAATATTATTAATTCTCATCTGAATCTAAATCAGGATATTAAACCGATACTTAAAAATTTTGATAAAGAAATATTTGCGTTACAAAAGCTAAATCAAATATTGGACTTATTTTTCCCTGTTGAAGAAATTCCTGTTAATTTAGAGTTGCATAAAGCAATTATTACAAATAAAGAAAGAAACTACAGAGAAGATTCAATAATTTTTGTTTTGTGGCTGATAGTATCAAATATTAGCTTACTATTTGAAGATGAAGGTGATGTTAATAAAAAGAATTATATTAATAAAATTTTACTCGATACTCCGATCAGAAATGTTTTGAAAAAATTAGGTCGTGGTGAATATGATATTTATCGTTCCATGCTCTTGATTAATATCTTACAGGAAATTTATTCAGGAGTAATTGAACTATTTTGTATAAGAAAAACCGATTATGAAGAAAGTTATTCTACAAGAATTGAACTCGGTTGTATCGAGAAATTATTACAAAATGAGAATGTAAAATTATTTATTGGCGTAAATGAATACGAAAATATAATTTATTACAGCAAAGAAAATTTTGAAGAACTTCTTGATTGGTTATTAACGCTTTCTATTCTTGAAAATTTAATTTTAATTTTACTTGAAAAAAATCCACAAACAAAAGATGATTTTGAAAAATTGTATCCCGAAATTGTTGAATTGATAAAACATGCGTATCAGAAGTATCAAAAAATTAAAAAACTTTCTGATGATTCTGGTTATAAATTAATGACCTTTATTGATAGCTTAAAAGAAATTTCAATTTCCAGTAGCAATTAA